In the Theobroma cacao cultivar B97-61/B2 chromosome 1, Criollo_cocoa_genome_V2, whole genome shotgun sequence genome, one interval contains:
- the LOC18611984 gene encoding probable LRR receptor-like serine/threonine-protein kinase At5g63710 isoform X3: MAKSGVQRLLGPSPLENKGTCNFQAFPKWRPLKLMTIWLIVLFVRISYSSDEPDVEGEALIGFLKVLNDSRGRITDWNDHFTSPCFSWSYITCRNGHVISLDLASYGLSGTLSHSITKLKFLVNLDLQNNDLSGLLPGFLGDMVHLETLNLANNKFSGSIPANWGQLSNLKHLDLSSNNLTGRIPMQLFSVPTFNFTGTHLACGSSLEQPCVSTITFPGEDDHKISFSQLRRFSWREIQLATDNFSECNIIGQGGFGKVYKGVLSDNTKVAVKRLADYYSPGGEAAFQREVQLISVAVHKNLLRLIGFCTTSSEKILVYPFMQNLSVAYQLRDLKPGEKGLDWPMRKHVAFGAAHGLEYLHEHCNPKIIHRDLKAANILLDENFEAVLGDFGLAKLADTKLTHVTTQVRGTMGHIAPEYLSTGKSSVKTDVFGYGVMLLELVTGQRAIDFARLEEEEDVLLLDHIKKLLREDRIDDIVDGNLKIYDPKEVKTIVRVALLCTQSSFEDRPTMAEVVKMLEGVGVAERWAEWEELEQARNQEFMLYSHQFIWAEDSSVDQEAIQLSRAR, translated from the exons ATGGCTAAATCAG GTGTGCAGAGGTTGCTTGGTCCATCTCCCTTGGAGAATAAAGGAACTTGTAATTTTCAAGCGTTTCCCAAATGGCGTCCTCTAAAGCTTATGACAATCTGGCTCATTGTCCTTTTCGTAAGAATCAGTTATTCATCCGATGAGCCTGATGTTGAGG GAGAAGCTTTGATTGGTTTTCTCAAGGTTCTCAATGATTCCAGAGGCCGAATAACTGATTGGAATGATCATTTTACCAGTCCATGCTTTAGCTGGTCTTATATCACCTGTAGGAATGGACATGTCATATCCTT GGACCTGGCTTCATATGGATTGTCAGGAACTCTTTCACATTCAATTACCAAACTGAAGTTTCTGGTTAACTT GGATTTGCAAAACAATGATCTATCTGGTTTGTTGCCTGGTTTCCTTGGTGATATGGTACACCTAGAAACTCTGAATCTTGCAAATAATAAATTCAGTGGTTCTATACCTGCAAATTGGGGTCAACTATCCAATTTAAAGCATTT GGACCTTTCATCCAACAATTTAACAGGAAGAATTCCAATGCAATTGTTTTCGGTTCCAACATTCAA CTTTACAGGAACACATCTTGCTTGCGGCTCAAGCTTGGAGCAACCTTGTGTTTCAACCATTACATTCCCAG gtGAAGATGACCACAAAATTTCCTTTAGCCAGCTTAGGCGATTTTCATGGCGTGAGATCCAACTTGCAACTGACAATTTCAGTGAATGCAACATAATTGGACAAGGAGGGTTTGGAAAAGTTTATAAAGGTGTCCTCTCTGACAACACAAAGGTTGCTGTGAAACGCCTTGCAGATTATTATAGTCCTGGTGGAGAAGCTGCATTCCAGAGGGAAGTTCAGCTTATAAGTGTTGCTGTTCATAAGAATCTTCTACGGTTGATTGGATTCTGCACGACATCATCTGAAAAGATTCTTGTTTATCCTTTCATGCAAAATTTAAGTGTGGCATATCAACTGAGAG ACTTAAAACCTGGAGAGAAAGGCTTGGACTGGCCAATGAGGAAACATGTAGCTTTTGGTGCTGCCCATGGTTTGGAGTATCTACATGAGCATTGCAATCCTAAGATAATACATCGTGATTTAAAAGCTGCAAACATCCTTCtagatgaaaattttgaagctgTTCTTGGAGATTTTGGGCTAGCAAAGCTTGCTGATACTAAGTTGACTCATGTTACCACTCAAGTGCGTGGTACCATGGGTCATATCGCCCCAGAATATTTGTCCACAGGAAAATCTTCCGTAAAAACTGATGTCTTTGGATATGGTGTAATGCTTCTGGAACTGGTTACTGGTCAGCGTGCCATAGATTTTGCTCGTCTAGAAGAGGAAGAGGATGTTCTTCTACTTGATCAT ATCAAAAAGCTGCTGAGAGAAGACAGGATTGATGACATTGTTGATGGAAACTTGAAGATTTATGATCCTAAAGAAGTGAAGACTATTGTACGAGTTGCACTGCTCTGCACACAGAGCTCATTCGAAGATCGCCCAACAATGGCAGAAGTGGTCAAAATGCTGGAAGGAGTAGGAGTGGCAGAGAGATGGGCTGAATGGGAGGAGCTTGAACAAGCAAGGAATCAAGAATTCATGCTTTACTCTCACCAGTTCATTTGGGCTGAAGATTCTAGTGTTGACCAAGAAGCTATACAGTTGTCCAGAGCCAGATAA
- the LOC18611984 gene encoding probable LRR receptor-like serine/threonine-protein kinase At5g63710 isoform X2 — protein MTIWLIVLFVRISYSSDEPDVEGEALIGFLKVLNDSRGRITDWNDHFTSPCFSWSYITCRNGHVISLDLASYGLSGTLSHSITKLKFLVNLDLQNNDLSGLLPGFLGDMVHLETLNLANNKFSGSIPANWGQLSNLKHLDLSSNNLTGRIPMQLFSVPTFNFTGTHLACGSSLEQPCVSTITFPVSTNRSKIKIVITSSSCVALILLSLGALFVYRFNQVHKLRRDVFVDVAGEDDHKISFSQLRRFSWREIQLATDNFSECNIIGQGGFGKVYKGVLSDNTKVAVKRLADYYSPGGEAAFQREVQLISVAVHKNLLRLIGFCTTSSEKILVYPFMQNLSVAYQLRDLKPGEKGLDWPMRKHVAFGAAHGLEYLHEHCNPKIIHRDLKAANILLDENFEAVLGDFGLAKLADTKLTHVTTQVRGTMGHIAPEYLSTGKSSVKTDVFGYGVMLLELVTGQRAIDFARLEEEEDVLLLDHIKKLLREDRIDDIVDGNLKIYDPKEVKTIVRVALLCTQSSFEDRPTMAEVVKMLEGVGVAERWAEWEELEQARNQEFMLYSHQFIWAEDSSVDQEAIQLSRAR, from the exons ATGACAATCTGGCTCATTGTCCTTTTCGTAAGAATCAGTTATTCATCCGATGAGCCTGATGTTGAGG GAGAAGCTTTGATTGGTTTTCTCAAGGTTCTCAATGATTCCAGAGGCCGAATAACTGATTGGAATGATCATTTTACCAGTCCATGCTTTAGCTGGTCTTATATCACCTGTAGGAATGGACATGTCATATCCTT GGACCTGGCTTCATATGGATTGTCAGGAACTCTTTCACATTCAATTACCAAACTGAAGTTTCTGGTTAACTT GGATTTGCAAAACAATGATCTATCTGGTTTGTTGCCTGGTTTCCTTGGTGATATGGTACACCTAGAAACTCTGAATCTTGCAAATAATAAATTCAGTGGTTCTATACCTGCAAATTGGGGTCAACTATCCAATTTAAAGCATTT GGACCTTTCATCCAACAATTTAACAGGAAGAATTCCAATGCAATTGTTTTCGGTTCCAACATTCAA CTTTACAGGAACACATCTTGCTTGCGGCTCAAGCTTGGAGCAACCTTGTGTTTCAACCATTACATTCCCAG TTTCAACCAACAggtccaaaattaaaattgttatAACCTCCTCAAGTTGTGTTGCTCTCATACTTCTATCACTTGGTGCTCTCTTTGTTTACCGGTTTAATCAAGTCCACAAACTTAGGCGTGATGTTTTCGTTGATGTTGCag gtGAAGATGACCACAAAATTTCCTTTAGCCAGCTTAGGCGATTTTCATGGCGTGAGATCCAACTTGCAACTGACAATTTCAGTGAATGCAACATAATTGGACAAGGAGGGTTTGGAAAAGTTTATAAAGGTGTCCTCTCTGACAACACAAAGGTTGCTGTGAAACGCCTTGCAGATTATTATAGTCCTGGTGGAGAAGCTGCATTCCAGAGGGAAGTTCAGCTTATAAGTGTTGCTGTTCATAAGAATCTTCTACGGTTGATTGGATTCTGCACGACATCATCTGAAAAGATTCTTGTTTATCCTTTCATGCAAAATTTAAGTGTGGCATATCAACTGAGAG ACTTAAAACCTGGAGAGAAAGGCTTGGACTGGCCAATGAGGAAACATGTAGCTTTTGGTGCTGCCCATGGTTTGGAGTATCTACATGAGCATTGCAATCCTAAGATAATACATCGTGATTTAAAAGCTGCAAACATCCTTCtagatgaaaattttgaagctgTTCTTGGAGATTTTGGGCTAGCAAAGCTTGCTGATACTAAGTTGACTCATGTTACCACTCAAGTGCGTGGTACCATGGGTCATATCGCCCCAGAATATTTGTCCACAGGAAAATCTTCCGTAAAAACTGATGTCTTTGGATATGGTGTAATGCTTCTGGAACTGGTTACTGGTCAGCGTGCCATAGATTTTGCTCGTCTAGAAGAGGAAGAGGATGTTCTTCTACTTGATCAT ATCAAAAAGCTGCTGAGAGAAGACAGGATTGATGACATTGTTGATGGAAACTTGAAGATTTATGATCCTAAAGAAGTGAAGACTATTGTACGAGTTGCACTGCTCTGCACACAGAGCTCATTCGAAGATCGCCCAACAATGGCAGAAGTGGTCAAAATGCTGGAAGGAGTAGGAGTGGCAGAGAGATGGGCTGAATGGGAGGAGCTTGAACAAGCAAGGAATCAAGAATTCATGCTTTACTCTCACCAGTTCATTTGGGCTGAAGATTCTAGTGTTGACCAAGAAGCTATACAGTTGTCCAGAGCCAGATAA
- the LOC18611984 gene encoding probable LRR receptor-like serine/threonine-protein kinase At5g63710 isoform X1, protein MAKSGVQRLLGPSPLENKGTCNFQAFPKWRPLKLMTIWLIVLFVRISYSSDEPDVEGEALIGFLKVLNDSRGRITDWNDHFTSPCFSWSYITCRNGHVISLDLASYGLSGTLSHSITKLKFLVNLDLQNNDLSGLLPGFLGDMVHLETLNLANNKFSGSIPANWGQLSNLKHLDLSSNNLTGRIPMQLFSVPTFNFTGTHLACGSSLEQPCVSTITFPVSTNRSKIKIVITSSSCVALILLSLGALFVYRFNQVHKLRRDVFVDVAGEDDHKISFSQLRRFSWREIQLATDNFSECNIIGQGGFGKVYKGVLSDNTKVAVKRLADYYSPGGEAAFQREVQLISVAVHKNLLRLIGFCTTSSEKILVYPFMQNLSVAYQLRDLKPGEKGLDWPMRKHVAFGAAHGLEYLHEHCNPKIIHRDLKAANILLDENFEAVLGDFGLAKLADTKLTHVTTQVRGTMGHIAPEYLSTGKSSVKTDVFGYGVMLLELVTGQRAIDFARLEEEEDVLLLDHIKKLLREDRIDDIVDGNLKIYDPKEVKTIVRVALLCTQSSFEDRPTMAEVVKMLEGVGVAERWAEWEELEQARNQEFMLYSHQFIWAEDSSVDQEAIQLSRAR, encoded by the exons ATGGCTAAATCAG GTGTGCAGAGGTTGCTTGGTCCATCTCCCTTGGAGAATAAAGGAACTTGTAATTTTCAAGCGTTTCCCAAATGGCGTCCTCTAAAGCTTATGACAATCTGGCTCATTGTCCTTTTCGTAAGAATCAGTTATTCATCCGATGAGCCTGATGTTGAGG GAGAAGCTTTGATTGGTTTTCTCAAGGTTCTCAATGATTCCAGAGGCCGAATAACTGATTGGAATGATCATTTTACCAGTCCATGCTTTAGCTGGTCTTATATCACCTGTAGGAATGGACATGTCATATCCTT GGACCTGGCTTCATATGGATTGTCAGGAACTCTTTCACATTCAATTACCAAACTGAAGTTTCTGGTTAACTT GGATTTGCAAAACAATGATCTATCTGGTTTGTTGCCTGGTTTCCTTGGTGATATGGTACACCTAGAAACTCTGAATCTTGCAAATAATAAATTCAGTGGTTCTATACCTGCAAATTGGGGTCAACTATCCAATTTAAAGCATTT GGACCTTTCATCCAACAATTTAACAGGAAGAATTCCAATGCAATTGTTTTCGGTTCCAACATTCAA CTTTACAGGAACACATCTTGCTTGCGGCTCAAGCTTGGAGCAACCTTGTGTTTCAACCATTACATTCCCAG TTTCAACCAACAggtccaaaattaaaattgttatAACCTCCTCAAGTTGTGTTGCTCTCATACTTCTATCACTTGGTGCTCTCTTTGTTTACCGGTTTAATCAAGTCCACAAACTTAGGCGTGATGTTTTCGTTGATGTTGCag gtGAAGATGACCACAAAATTTCCTTTAGCCAGCTTAGGCGATTTTCATGGCGTGAGATCCAACTTGCAACTGACAATTTCAGTGAATGCAACATAATTGGACAAGGAGGGTTTGGAAAAGTTTATAAAGGTGTCCTCTCTGACAACACAAAGGTTGCTGTGAAACGCCTTGCAGATTATTATAGTCCTGGTGGAGAAGCTGCATTCCAGAGGGAAGTTCAGCTTATAAGTGTTGCTGTTCATAAGAATCTTCTACGGTTGATTGGATTCTGCACGACATCATCTGAAAAGATTCTTGTTTATCCTTTCATGCAAAATTTAAGTGTGGCATATCAACTGAGAG ACTTAAAACCTGGAGAGAAAGGCTTGGACTGGCCAATGAGGAAACATGTAGCTTTTGGTGCTGCCCATGGTTTGGAGTATCTACATGAGCATTGCAATCCTAAGATAATACATCGTGATTTAAAAGCTGCAAACATCCTTCtagatgaaaattttgaagctgTTCTTGGAGATTTTGGGCTAGCAAAGCTTGCTGATACTAAGTTGACTCATGTTACCACTCAAGTGCGTGGTACCATGGGTCATATCGCCCCAGAATATTTGTCCACAGGAAAATCTTCCGTAAAAACTGATGTCTTTGGATATGGTGTAATGCTTCTGGAACTGGTTACTGGTCAGCGTGCCATAGATTTTGCTCGTCTAGAAGAGGAAGAGGATGTTCTTCTACTTGATCAT ATCAAAAAGCTGCTGAGAGAAGACAGGATTGATGACATTGTTGATGGAAACTTGAAGATTTATGATCCTAAAGAAGTGAAGACTATTGTACGAGTTGCACTGCTCTGCACACAGAGCTCATTCGAAGATCGCCCAACAATGGCAGAAGTGGTCAAAATGCTGGAAGGAGTAGGAGTGGCAGAGAGATGGGCTGAATGGGAGGAGCTTGAACAAGCAAGGAATCAAGAATTCATGCTTTACTCTCACCAGTTCATTTGGGCTGAAGATTCTAGTGTTGACCAAGAAGCTATACAGTTGTCCAGAGCCAGATAA